Proteins encoded in a region of the Saccharothrix ecbatanensis genome:
- a CDS encoding ketoacyl-ACP synthase III family protein: MVLYVAGAASWLPNPMTLDEAEQAGLAERILVWNTGIESVRVSTRESAPEMAVLAARSALDRSGCSPDDISLVLHASAYFQGHDMWAPASYVQRFSVGNRCPAMEVRQMSNGGMAALQLAAAYLEADPGRFAALLTTADRFCMPGFDRWRSDPSTICGDGGAALVLSTRGGFARIRGLVTVSDPGLERGGRGDAPFADAPFATGMPIDLSATSSALVQEIGLEALLKRIESGQREAFDQATARAGVKLADIDWFVLPNLGRTRMSAQYFGPFGIDPERTTWPWSTRVGHLGAGDQFAGLAHLVDTGLLHPGQTCVLVGIGAGFSWTVAVLEVL; this comes from the coding sequence GAACCCGATGACCCTGGACGAAGCCGAACAAGCGGGGCTGGCAGAACGGATCCTGGTGTGGAACACCGGGATCGAGTCGGTCCGCGTCTCGACGCGGGAGTCGGCGCCCGAGATGGCCGTGCTGGCCGCTCGGTCCGCGCTCGACCGGTCCGGCTGCTCCCCGGACGACATCAGCCTGGTCCTGCACGCCAGCGCGTACTTCCAAGGCCACGACATGTGGGCACCCGCTTCTTACGTGCAACGGTTCTCCGTGGGTAACCGTTGTCCCGCTATGGAAGTCCGGCAGATGTCCAACGGCGGCATGGCCGCGCTGCAACTCGCCGCTGCCTACCTCGAGGCGGACCCCGGCCGATTCGCCGCCCTGCTCACCACGGCCGACCGCTTCTGCATGCCGGGGTTCGACCGGTGGCGCAGTGATCCCAGCACGATCTGCGGGGACGGCGGCGCCGCGCTGGTCCTCTCCACTCGCGGCGGGTTCGCCAGGATCCGAGGTCTCGTCACGGTGTCCGATCCGGGCCTGGAGCGCGGCGGTCGCGGCGACGCCCCGTTCGCCGACGCTCCCTTCGCGACCGGGATGCCGATCGATCTGAGCGCCACCAGTTCCGCGCTGGTCCAGGAGATCGGGCTGGAGGCGCTGCTCAAGCGGATCGAGTCCGGTCAGCGCGAGGCGTTCGACCAGGCGACAGCGCGAGCGGGCGTGAAGTTGGCCGACATCGACTGGTTCGTCCTGCCCAACCTGGGCCGCACCCGGATGTCGGCGCAGTACTTCGGCCCGTTCGGCATCGACCCCGAGCGGACGACGTGGCCGTGGAGCACACGGGTGGGGCACCTCGGGGCCGGTGACCAGTTCGCCGGCCTCGCCCACCTCGTCGACACCGGCCTCTTGCACCCGGGCCAGACGTGCGTCCTCGTCGGCATCGGCGCCGGCTTCAGCTGGACGGTCGCGGTCCTGGAAGTGCTGTGA